From one Brevibacterium sp. 'Marine' genomic stretch:
- the alr gene encoding alanine racemase — MTSFDIPEALVRAEIDEAALLDNAAVLADRLSPARLKCVVKANAYGHGIDLIAPALFSAGWREFCVATIPEALRLRSLLGPEAQILAWLYGPTTDLDEAVRADIELGISTVGALERLAEAARRTGVTARAHLKIDTGLGRNGLSPEALVRAFDWLRRHAEDSRTDDAEARDAAADIRIVGIMSHFAVADEPERPETAAQSAVFSSAHGQLRAVLDAADGRLGESDDLDVHIANSPGALTLGPCPGTSARVGLALYGLSPLEDGDPTVLGLRPVMRLVSTVINLKDIPAGHGASYGLTFTAATDTRFALVPGGYGDGLPRAASNRAEVAIRGRRYPVVGRIAMDQMIIDIGAGNDEVAIGDEVVIFGPGGPSAAEWGTWANTINYEIVTQLSARVDRVACKGDGR; from the coding sequence GTGACATCTTTCGACATCCCCGAGGCTCTCGTGCGGGCCGAGATCGACGAGGCGGCCCTGCTCGACAACGCCGCCGTCCTTGCCGATCGCCTCTCACCCGCCCGCCTCAAATGCGTCGTCAAGGCGAACGCCTACGGCCACGGCATCGACCTCATCGCACCCGCCCTCTTCTCGGCCGGATGGCGCGAGTTCTGCGTGGCCACGATCCCCGAAGCCCTTCGCCTGCGCAGCCTGCTCGGCCCCGAAGCGCAGATCCTCGCCTGGCTCTACGGGCCCACCACCGACCTCGACGAAGCGGTGCGCGCCGACATCGAACTGGGCATTTCGACGGTCGGGGCTCTCGAACGACTCGCCGAGGCGGCTCGCCGCACCGGCGTCACCGCCCGAGCCCATCTGAAGATCGACACCGGTCTCGGCCGCAACGGACTGTCCCCGGAGGCTCTTGTCCGCGCCTTCGACTGGCTGCGCCGCCACGCCGAGGACAGCCGCACTGATGACGCCGAAGCCCGCGACGCCGCTGCCGATATCCGCATCGTCGGGATCATGAGCCACTTCGCGGTCGCCGACGAACCCGAACGCCCCGAGACCGCTGCGCAGAGCGCGGTCTTCTCCTCCGCCCACGGGCAGCTGCGGGCAGTGCTCGACGCCGCGGACGGCCGCCTCGGCGAATCGGACGACCTGGACGTGCACATCGCGAACTCACCGGGCGCGCTCACTCTGGGACCGTGCCCGGGCACCTCGGCGCGGGTGGGGCTCGCCCTCTACGGTCTGTCCCCGCTCGAAGACGGCGATCCGACGGTTCTCGGGCTGCGACCGGTCATGCGGCTGGTCTCGACCGTCATCAATCTCAAAGACATTCCCGCAGGTCACGGCGCTTCCTACGGGCTGACGTTCACCGCTGCGACCGACACCCGGTTCGCGCTCGTGCCCGGTGGGTACGGGGACGGACTGCCGCGGGCGGCATCCAACCGCGCCGAGGTGGCCATCCGCGGTCGCCGCTATCCCGTCGTCGGGCGCATCGCGATGGATCAGATGATCATCGACATCGGCGCCGGCAACGATGAGGTGGCCATCGGCGACGAGGTCGTCATCTTCGGTCCCGGTGGGCCGAGCGCGGCCGAGTGGGGGACCTGGGCGAACACGATCAACTACGAAATCGTCACCCAGCTCAGCGCCCGCGTCGACCGGGTCGCGTGCAA
- a CDS encoding bifunctional ADP-dependent NAD(P)H-hydrate dehydratase/NAD(P)H-hydrate epimerase, translating to MSVFAYPSETIREAEVPLLEAGVPLMARAARALANISIDTLTAGFGRVAGTRVCVLTGPGNNAGDALFAAATLGRRGAAVTIITLFDRTHGEGLTAARRAGAQVIAFTSAEADPARADALRELSRAHLVLDGILGTGGRRGLPDHISSLIADWAPHRTGRLIAVDFPSDLDPNHTGAEKRLHADRTVTFGGLKTELIDPRAYEFTGTIDVIDIGLGLDPGRATTELLDSDDLITGFPRPDATGHKYSRGVTGVLAGSEDYPGAGVLTTTSAVNTGAGMVRYLGSPLVAEYVLGLHPEVVSASGRIDAVVLGPGDPETEFVQNVAEALTGNRTPVVVDAGGIDMIARAESMAGTWLADRPLIITPHAAELARLLSRLLGEIITAGRIGANPMRWAQRAAELTGAIVLLKGHHTVIAAPDGHLVLPAPGPGSLATAGSGDVLAGILGTLAAITAAHSRYDSDDRTRPPREWARLAGLGVLLHNEAGRRAVTASGFADALAEVVGELIHGTD from the coding sequence ATGAGTGTGTTCGCCTACCCGAGCGAGACCATCAGGGAGGCCGAGGTGCCTCTCCTCGAGGCCGGTGTCCCGCTGATGGCCCGAGCCGCCCGGGCGCTGGCGAACATCAGCATCGACACCCTCACCGCCGGCTTCGGCCGGGTCGCCGGCACCAGGGTGTGCGTGCTGACCGGGCCGGGCAACAACGCCGGGGACGCGCTCTTCGCCGCGGCGACACTGGGCAGGCGCGGTGCCGCCGTCACCATCATCACTCTCTTCGACCGCACTCACGGCGAGGGGCTGACTGCCGCGCGCCGTGCCGGGGCACAGGTCATCGCGTTCACATCGGCCGAGGCCGACCCCGCCCGCGCCGATGCTCTGCGGGAACTCTCCCGCGCCCATCTCGTCCTCGACGGCATCCTCGGCACCGGCGGGCGACGCGGACTGCCTGACCACATCAGCTCACTCATCGCCGACTGGGCCCCGCACCGCACCGGCCGCCTCATCGCCGTCGACTTCCCCTCCGACCTCGACCCGAACCACACCGGAGCCGAGAAACGACTCCACGCCGACCGCACTGTGACCTTCGGTGGGCTCAAGACCGAACTCATCGATCCGCGCGCGTACGAGTTCACCGGCACCATCGACGTCATCGATATCGGACTCGGCCTCGACCCCGGACGGGCCACCACGGAACTGCTCGATTCCGACGATCTCATCACCGGATTCCCTCGCCCCGATGCGACCGGGCACAAATACTCCCGCGGTGTCACCGGGGTCCTCGCCGGATCCGAGGACTACCCGGGTGCTGGAGTGCTCACCACCACCTCGGCGGTGAACACCGGAGCGGGCATGGTCCGCTATCTCGGCTCACCGCTCGTGGCCGAATACGTCCTCGGACTCCACCCCGAGGTCGTCAGCGCCTCCGGCCGCATCGACGCCGTCGTCCTCGGCCCGGGCGACCCCGAGACCGAATTCGTCCAGAACGTCGCCGAGGCGCTGACCGGCAACCGCACCCCGGTCGTCGTCGACGCCGGCGGCATCGACATGATCGCCCGGGCCGAATCGATGGCCGGCACCTGGCTGGCCGACCGACCGCTCATCATCACCCCGCATGCCGCCGAGCTGGCGCGGCTGCTCAGCCGCCTCCTCGGCGAGATCATCACTGCCGGTCGGATCGGGGCGAACCCGATGCGGTGGGCACAGCGGGCCGCGGAGCTGACGGGTGCGATCGTTCTGCTCAAGGGCCATCACACGGTCATCGCCGCTCCCGACGGACACCTCGTCCTGCCGGCGCCCGGGCCGGGCAGCCTGGCCACGGCGGGCTCCGGGGACGTGCTCGCCGGGATCCTCGGCACGCTCGCGGCGATCACCGCCGCCCACAGTCGTTACGACAGCGACGATCGGACGCGTCCGCCCCGTGAGTGGGCTCGCCTGGCCGGACTCGGAGTGCTGCTGCACAACGAGGCCGGCCGGCGCGCGGTGACCGCGTCCGGATTCGCCGATGCCCTCGCCGAGGTGGTCGGCGAACTCATCCACGGCACCGACTGA
- a CDS encoding M20 family metallopeptidase yields MSSLPNAATTAAADIAAPTIPTPAEAAATSVHLPTADDANDIAPGLVTLRRALHENVEVGLDLPVTQKLVLDAIEGLDVEVTTGEGLSSIVVVLRGGARKEDSTGVVPAVLLRGDMDGLPVTEATGFDFAATSGRMHACGHDLHTAGLVGALKLLHRDRDCLPGDVVFMFQPGEEGFDGAGTMIDEGVLDAAGPRVKAAFGIHVSADADLGVASSRPGPYMAAFSKMTITVNGKGTHASRPATGKDPIQVGAMLVGQLQEYVTRRFDIFDPLVVTVGQFNGGTAPNVVPDFATLVVSVRTFSESVTSRAEAELPQLVRDLVAAHGLTADVEYEQILPPTINDDAEAEFFLATFTDLFGEERTVRKANPLPGSEDFSRVLDAVPGAYGHFGVALPNLPVSEREANHSPRARHSDDGLADQALFLAHLAGRRLAQLAEY; encoded by the coding sequence ATGAGTTCACTTCCCAACGCCGCCACCACCGCCGCAGCCGACATCGCCGCACCTACGATCCCGACCCCCGCCGAGGCGGCCGCCACCTCCGTCCACCTGCCCACCGCCGATGACGCGAATGACATCGCGCCCGGCCTGGTCACCCTGCGCCGGGCGCTGCACGAGAACGTCGAGGTCGGACTCGACCTGCCGGTGACGCAGAAGCTCGTCCTCGACGCCATCGAAGGCCTCGACGTCGAGGTCACAACGGGGGAGGGGCTGTCGTCGATCGTCGTCGTCCTGCGCGGCGGTGCCCGCAAGGAGGACTCGACCGGCGTCGTGCCCGCCGTCCTGCTGCGCGGAGACATGGACGGACTGCCCGTCACCGAGGCGACCGGATTCGACTTCGCGGCCACCTCGGGGAGGATGCATGCCTGCGGCCACGATCTGCACACCGCCGGACTCGTCGGCGCACTCAAACTCCTCCACCGCGACCGCGACTGCCTGCCCGGAGACGTCGTGTTCATGTTCCAACCCGGCGAAGAAGGCTTCGACGGTGCCGGGACAATGATCGACGAAGGCGTCCTCGACGCCGCAGGCCCCCGCGTCAAGGCCGCCTTCGGCATCCACGTCTCCGCCGACGCCGACCTCGGGGTCGCCAGCTCCCGTCCGGGTCCGTACATGGCGGCGTTTTCGAAGATGACCATCACCGTCAACGGCAAGGGCACGCACGCCTCCCGCCCGGCCACCGGCAAGGACCCCATCCAGGTCGGCGCGATGCTCGTGGGCCAACTGCAGGAATACGTCACCCGCCGCTTCGACATCTTCGACCCGCTCGTCGTCACCGTCGGCCAGTTCAACGGCGGCACCGCCCCCAACGTCGTCCCCGACTTCGCGACCTTGGTCGTCAGTGTGCGCACGTTCTCCGAGTCAGTGACGTCCCGCGCCGAGGCGGAGCTGCCTCAGCTCGTCCGTGACCTCGTCGCCGCCCACGGTCTGACCGCCGACGTCGAGTACGAGCAGATCCTGCCGCCGACGATCAACGACGATGCCGAAGCCGAATTCTTCCTGGCCACCTTCACCGACCTCTTCGGCGAGGAGCGGACCGTGCGCAAAGCGAATCCGCTGCCCGGGTCCGAGGACTTCTCCCGGGTACTGGACGCCGTGCCCGGAGCCTATGGACACTTCGGCGTCGCTCTGCCGAACCTGCCGGTCTCCGAACGCGAAGCCAATCATTCCCCGCGCGCCCGCCACAGCGACGACGGACTGGCCGACCAGGCACTGTTCCTCGCGCATCTGGCCGGGCGCCGGCTGGCGCAGCTGGCCGAATACTGA
- a CDS encoding GNAT family N-acetyltransferase — translation MVHDGGICTARLRLRPWRVSDAAFHRRLWEERDKQVPARRRISADGRPTQVDLEEWIRTYDSTPEPGLLVVDNKLTEAPMGYCGLVDNSVGHPDEPELAFEFLQECWGRGFATEASRAVVERAEHIGYRYLASTVREWNSASFNVLGKLGFEFAGEREPDSIHGDSLLLRLALR, via the coding sequence ATGGTCCACGATGGCGGCATCTGCACTGCCCGGCTGAGACTGCGCCCGTGGAGGGTCTCGGATGCGGCCTTTCACCGCCGGCTCTGGGAGGAACGCGACAAGCAAGTTCCCGCACGTCGACGCATCTCGGCTGACGGTCGTCCCACTCAGGTGGATCTGGAGGAATGGATTCGCACCTACGATTCGACTCCGGAACCGGGGCTGCTCGTCGTCGACAACAAGCTGACGGAGGCCCCAATGGGCTATTGCGGGCTCGTCGACAACAGCGTGGGTCACCCCGACGAGCCCGAACTGGCTTTCGAGTTCCTGCAGGAGTGCTGGGGACGGGGGTTCGCCACCGAAGCTTCAAGGGCGGTCGTCGAGCGCGCAGAGCACATCGGTTATCGATACCTGGCCTCGACTGTTCGCGAGTGGAACTCTGCTTCGTTCAATGTGCTCGGCAAGCTGGGATTCGAATTCGCCGGGGAGCGGGAGCCTGACTCCATACACGGCGATTCGCTTCTTCTGCGACTAGCGCTTCGGTGA
- a CDS encoding holo-ACP synthase, with protein MAILGIGTDIADVPRFAEHIERVPELLDRLLTPGEQLKRNGKRRTDASLAARFSAKEALKKAIGFPGWLPWQSAEVVPALSGAPSFRLRGLVLEHFRAIGGTNIHLSITHDAHLTMTFVIAEGDGPSLSPGIEGIADHFTHSMYGKGSRPGSTPGR; from the coding sequence GTGGCGATTCTAGGCATCGGCACGGACATCGCCGACGTGCCGCGCTTCGCGGAGCACATCGAACGCGTGCCCGAACTTCTTGATCGCCTGCTCACCCCCGGTGAACAGCTCAAACGCAACGGCAAACGCCGGACCGATGCCTCCCTGGCTGCGCGGTTCTCCGCGAAGGAGGCGCTGAAGAAAGCGATCGGCTTCCCCGGATGGCTGCCGTGGCAATCCGCCGAGGTGGTCCCCGCGCTCTCCGGTGCGCCGAGTTTCCGTCTGCGCGGGCTCGTGCTCGAGCACTTCCGTGCCATCGGGGGCACGAACATCCACCTGTCGATCACCCACGATGCGCACCTGACGATGACGTTCGTCATCGCAGAGGGCGACGGCCCGTCGCTGAGCCCCGGCATCGAAGGGATCGCCGACCACTTCACCCATTCGATGTACGGGAAGGGATCGCGCCCGGGTTCGACGCCCGGCCGGTAG
- the glmS gene encoding glutamine--fructose-6-phosphate transaminase (isomerizing) gives MCGIVGYVSKAPVDNADHSALDVVLGGLKRLEYRGYDSAGVALVTEDGQLASAKKAGKFSALTEEIETNPLPAAQTGIGHTRWATHGGPTDVNAHPHLADGGKLALIHNGIIENFAHLKKDLVAEGVEFLSETDTEVAAAQLAKNYRETGDLTAAMRRTATELEGAFTLLAVHADAPGKVVAARRNSPLVIGLGEGENFLGSDVAAFIDYTRTAVEIGQDEVVTITPEAVTITDTDGNPVEGEQFEVDWDTASAEKGGFASFMDKEIHDQPQAVADTLLGRLDTEGRLTLDEMHIDENVLKSVDKIVVIACGTAAYAGQVAKYAIEHWCRIPTEVELAHEFRYRDPVVTEKTLVVAISQSGETMDTIMAVRHARQQGAKVIAICNTFGSTIPRESDAALYTHAGPEIAVASTKAFLSQVVACYLLGLYLAQLRGNKFRDEIATILAELQSIPEKIQHILDETKSQVLALADRNQDVDSVLFLGRHVGYPVAMEGALKLKELAYIHAEGFAAGELKHGPIALIDDGQLVIIVVPSKRGRDSLHAKVISNIQEVRARGANTVVIAEEGDEEVDQFASEVIFVPETTTLMAPLLTTVPLQIFAMELATAKGLDVDQPRNLAKSVTVE, from the coding sequence ATGTGTGGAATCGTTGGCTATGTATCCAAGGCCCCCGTTGACAATGCCGATCACTCGGCGCTCGATGTCGTGCTCGGCGGCCTGAAGAGGCTCGAATACCGCGGCTACGACTCGGCCGGTGTCGCGCTCGTGACCGAAGACGGTCAGCTCGCCTCGGCGAAGAAGGCCGGAAAGTTCTCCGCCCTGACCGAGGAGATCGAGACCAACCCGCTGCCGGCTGCGCAGACCGGAATCGGCCACACCCGCTGGGCCACCCACGGTGGGCCCACCGACGTCAACGCCCACCCGCACCTGGCCGACGGTGGGAAGCTCGCGCTCATCCACAACGGGATCATCGAGAACTTCGCCCACCTGAAGAAGGACCTCGTCGCCGAGGGCGTCGAATTCCTCTCCGAGACCGACACCGAGGTGGCCGCCGCCCAGCTGGCGAAGAACTACCGGGAGACCGGCGACCTCACCGCCGCGATGCGCAGGACCGCGACCGAACTCGAGGGCGCGTTCACCCTGCTCGCCGTCCACGCCGATGCTCCCGGCAAGGTCGTCGCCGCCCGCCGGAACTCGCCGCTGGTCATCGGCCTCGGCGAGGGGGAGAACTTCCTCGGCTCCGACGTCGCCGCGTTCATCGACTACACCCGCACGGCCGTCGAGATCGGCCAGGACGAAGTCGTCACCATCACCCCGGAGGCGGTGACGATCACGGACACCGACGGCAACCCCGTCGAAGGCGAGCAGTTCGAGGTCGACTGGGACACTGCCTCGGCGGAGAAGGGCGGCTTCGCGTCCTTCATGGACAAGGAGATCCACGATCAGCCGCAGGCCGTGGCCGACACCCTGCTCGGCCGCCTCGACACCGAGGGCCGCCTGACGTTGGACGAGATGCACATCGACGAGAACGTGCTCAAGTCCGTGGACAAGATCGTCGTCATCGCCTGCGGCACCGCCGCGTACGCCGGTCAGGTCGCGAAGTACGCGATCGAGCACTGGTGCCGCATCCCCACCGAGGTGGAGCTGGCCCACGAATTCCGCTACCGGGACCCGGTGGTCACGGAGAAGACGCTCGTCGTGGCGATCTCGCAGTCCGGGGAGACCATGGACACGATCATGGCCGTCCGCCACGCCCGTCAGCAGGGCGCGAAGGTCATCGCGATCTGCAACACCTTCGGCTCGACGATCCCGCGCGAATCCGATGCCGCGCTCTACACCCACGCCGGCCCGGAGATCGCCGTGGCCTCGACGAAGGCCTTCCTGTCGCAGGTCGTCGCCTGCTACCTGCTCGGCCTCTACCTCGCCCAGCTGCGGGGCAATAAGTTCCGCGATGAGATCGCCACGATCCTCGCCGAGCTGCAGTCCATCCCGGAGAAGATCCAGCACATCCTCGACGAGACGAAGTCGCAGGTCCTGGCGCTGGCCGACCGCAATCAGGACGTCGATTCCGTGCTGTTCCTCGGCCGTCACGTCGGCTACCCGGTGGCGATGGAGGGTGCGCTCAAGCTCAAGGAGCTCGCGTACATCCACGCGGAGGGCTTCGCCGCCGGTGAGCTCAAGCACGGACCGATCGCGCTCATCGACGACGGTCAGCTCGTCATCATCGTCGTCCCGTCCAAGCGCGGCCGGGATTCGCTGCATGCGAAGGTCATCTCGAACATCCAGGAAGTCCGCGCCCGCGGTGCGAACACCGTCGTCATCGCCGAGGAGGGCGACGAAGAGGTCGATCAGTTCGCCTCCGAGGTCATCTTCGTGCCCGAGACGACGACGCTCATGGCTCCGCTGCTGACGACCGTTCCGCTGCAGATCTTCGCGATGGAGCTGGCCACGGCCAAGGGCCTCGACGTCGACCAGCCGCGCAACCTCGCGAAGTCGGTCACGGTCGAATGA
- the coaA gene encoding type I pantothenate kinase: MSHVDPQLDRARKLAGLNTARRSEPDTTSPFWEFDREVWGTLAQATPLPLKQRDIERLRGLGDRINLDEVAQVYLPLSRLLNLYVSARRAKHDLTREFFSPLHERGLEPQDAKRTPFVIGVAGSVAVGKSTTARVLRELLARWPDTPRVELITTDGFLYPNAELDRRRLNGRKGFPESYDRRKLLKFISAVKSGAPEVRAPVYSHHTYDIVPGAEVVVRSPDVLIVEGLNVLQPARPRQDGTVGLAISDYFDFSVYVDARSRDIRQWYISRFLKLKHGAFQDEDSYFHRYSQLDDDEAITLATEIWDSINFPNLRENVQPSRGRADLVLHKSSDHTIRKVQLRKL, from the coding sequence ATGAGCCATGTCGACCCTCAATTGGACCGTGCGCGCAAGCTCGCCGGACTCAATACCGCCCGGCGCAGCGAACCGGACACGACGTCCCCGTTCTGGGAATTCGACCGGGAGGTGTGGGGCACGCTCGCCCAGGCCACTCCCCTGCCGCTGAAGCAGCGCGATATCGAACGGCTGCGCGGGCTCGGCGATCGGATCAACCTCGACGAGGTGGCTCAGGTGTACCTGCCCCTGTCCCGGCTGCTCAACCTCTACGTCTCCGCACGGCGGGCGAAGCACGACCTGACCAGGGAGTTCTTCTCTCCGCTGCACGAACGCGGGCTGGAACCGCAGGACGCCAAACGCACGCCTTTCGTCATCGGCGTCGCCGGATCGGTGGCCGTGGGCAAGTCGACGACGGCACGTGTGCTGCGCGAACTGCTCGCCCGCTGGCCCGACACTCCGCGGGTCGAGCTCATCACCACCGACGGATTCCTCTACCCCAATGCCGAACTCGACCGTCGCCGCCTCAACGGGCGGAAGGGATTCCCCGAATCCTACGACCGGCGCAAGCTGCTCAAGTTCATCTCCGCCGTGAAATCAGGGGCCCCCGAGGTCCGCGCTCCCGTGTACTCGCACCACACCTACGACATCGTTCCCGGCGCCGAGGTGGTCGTGCGCTCCCCCGATGTCCTCATCGTCGAAGGCCTCAACGTCCTCCAACCCGCCCGCCCCCGTCAGGACGGAACCGTGGGCTTGGCCATCAGCGACTACTTCGACTTCTCCGTCTACGTCGATGCACGCTCCCGTGATATCCGGCAGTGGTACATCTCGCGGTTCCTCAAACTCAAGCACGGCGCGTTCCAGGACGAGGACTCCTACTTCCACCGGTACTCGCAGCTCGACGATGACGAAGCGATCACCCTGGCCACGGAGATCTGGGACTCCATCAACTTCCCGAACCTGCGCGAGAACGTCCAGCCCAGCCGCGGCCGCGCCGACCTCGTGCTCCACAAGTCCTCGGACCACACCATCAGGAAGGTGCAGCTGCGGAAGCTGTGA
- a CDS encoding ABC transporter ATP-binding protein produces MSVPSAHHLMYSSVKSKKTPETRIQPGIYKRIGGYATRHKRKLIVFLLLSVLTAGIGVLNPVLAGDVVNAITGGGPVSTVVWLAVAIGGLAIADAAISITNRYLSSRIGEGLIFDLRTAVYDHVQSMPIAFFNRTRTGALVSRLNTDVIGAQRAFSNTLSGIVSNFVSLALTVGVMVTISWQVTVLSILLLPLFIIPTRMLSGKLASLQFEAANNSADMSTRMTERFSAAGATLVKLFGNPRQENEEFADRAGQVRDIGVKVAMLQSTFVSSLTLVSALALALVYGVGGVQAVVGNLNAGQVVTLALLLTRLYTPLTMLANARLDIQSAVVSFQRVFEILDLVPYFKEPSRPKALPAGGLDVTFDHVDFAYPSASQVSLASLEDVSVLDARGGDEVLHDLSFTIPAGHTVALVGSSGAGKSTIASLLPRLYDVTGGTITIGGVDVRDLSFADLREAVGVVTQDGHVFHESIRANLALVNPDATEEQMLDAIDRAQLRGVIDALPDGLDTVVGERGYRLSGGERQRLTIARMLLASPEIVVLDEATSALDSTNEAAIQRALAQAMHGRTALVIAHRLSTIRQADTILVVEAGRIVESGTHEQLVGRGGRYAELYATQFASS; encoded by the coding sequence ATGAGTGTGCCGTCCGCACATCACCTCATGTACTCCTCGGTCAAGAGCAAGAAGACCCCCGAAACGCGCATCCAACCGGGCATCTACAAGCGGATCGGCGGGTATGCGACTCGCCACAAGCGCAAACTCATCGTCTTTCTGCTGCTGTCCGTGCTCACCGCTGGCATCGGCGTCCTCAATCCGGTGCTCGCCGGTGACGTCGTCAACGCAATCACCGGCGGCGGTCCCGTGTCCACGGTCGTGTGGCTGGCCGTGGCCATCGGCGGGTTGGCCATCGCCGATGCGGCCATCTCGATCACGAACCGGTACCTGTCCTCACGGATCGGCGAGGGGCTCATCTTCGATCTGCGCACGGCCGTCTACGATCACGTCCAGTCGATGCCGATCGCATTCTTCAACCGCACCCGCACCGGAGCCCTGGTCTCCCGACTCAACACGGATGTCATCGGTGCGCAGCGGGCATTTTCGAACACCCTGTCCGGCATCGTGTCGAACTTCGTCTCCCTGGCTCTGACCGTCGGAGTCATGGTCACGATCTCCTGGCAGGTGACCGTGCTGTCGATCCTGCTGCTGCCGCTGTTCATCATCCCCACCCGAATGCTCAGCGGAAAGCTCGCGTCCCTGCAGTTCGAAGCGGCCAACAACTCGGCCGACATGTCGACCCGCATGACCGAACGGTTCTCCGCCGCCGGGGCCACCCTGGTCAAGCTCTTCGGCAATCCCCGGCAGGAGAACGAGGAGTTCGCCGACCGCGCCGGTCAGGTCCGCGATATCGGCGTCAAGGTCGCAATGCTGCAGTCGACATTCGTCTCGTCCCTGACTCTCGTCTCTGCTCTGGCGCTGGCCCTCGTCTACGGTGTCGGCGGTGTGCAGGCGGTCGTCGGCAACCTCAACGCCGGTCAGGTCGTGACCCTGGCACTGCTGCTCACCCGGCTCTACACACCGCTGACGATGCTCGCCAATGCACGTCTGGACATCCAGAGCGCAGTCGTGTCCTTCCAACGCGTCTTCGAGATCCTCGATCTCGTGCCCTATTTCAAGGAACCCTCGCGGCCGAAGGCTCTGCCCGCCGGTGGGCTGGATGTGACATTCGATCACGTCGACTTCGCCTACCCCAGCGCCTCTCAGGTCAGCCTGGCCAGTCTCGAGGACGTCTCCGTGCTCGACGCCCGCGGCGGCGATGAGGTTCTCCACGACTTGAGCTTCACCATTCCCGCCGGGCACACCGTCGCCCTCGTCGGATCCTCAGGTGCGGGCAAGTCGACGATCGCCTCGCTGCTGCCGCGGCTCTACGACGTCACGGGCGGGACGATCACCATCGGCGGAGTCGATGTCCGCGACCTGTCGTTCGCCGATCTGCGCGAGGCCGTCGGCGTCGTCACCCAGGACGGTCATGTCTTCCACGAATCGATCCGGGCCAACCTGGCGCTGGTCAATCCCGACGCCACCGAGGAGCAGATGCTCGATGCCATCGACCGGGCACAGCTGCGAGGTGTCATCGATGCTCTGCCCGATGGACTGGACACGGTCGTCGGTGAGCGCGGGTACCGACTCTCCGGAGGCGAACGTCAGCGGCTGACGATCGCCCGGATGCTGCTGGCCTCCCCGGAGATCGTCGTGCTCGACGAGGCCACCTCGGCGTTGGACTCGACGAATGAGGCCGCGATCCAACGGGCCCTGGCCCAGGCGATGCATGGGCGGACGGCTCTGGTCATCGCCCACCGCCTCTCGACGATCCGGCAGGCCGATACGATCCTCGTCGTCGAGGCCGGTCGCATCGTCGAATCCGGGACTCACGAGCAGCTGGTCGGCCGCGGCGGTCGCTACGCCGAGCTCTACGCCACCCAGTTCGCCTCGAGCTGA